GTTGTAGGATAAACTTTGAAAAtaacacaagtttaataaacttgaaaatagcccgagttttaattttaaattaagtgGCACGGATGTATAATCATTAACAAACAACATATTTATATTTGGGCTATTATTTCTTTATTGAGctaatctattttattttagttttggtTGGGTTTAATAAACTTTGGAGGAACCAGGCCCATTGGGCCGGAACACTGTGCAACGCGTGTGGCATCAGGTACAAGTTGGAAAGATGTTTATTTTCGGGAATCATAAGATAAGTCATATCtactttttttattcaattgtCATATTTATAAGCTTGTTGGTTTTATATTATGTATAAATCTGAATATGAACCCACCTAACAAATTGTCGAATTATTATAGCTCAAATATACTTGATATGACGAATACTTTGTCAACATGTTATTGGAGCACATATTCGACTTAAAATTAATACCAAAATGGATCATAATAAGTGCCAAAATAGGAGTATTGTTGTAAGTCAGAGGGATGTAATATTTATAGTTTTGTTTGGGGTGATTAAGTTGCACAAGATTCGCACTATGTATTAAATATACTAATTATTTTctactataaaaaataatttagccGTTTTAACATGTTAATAACATAAAAGATTGTCTTTTTTATATGCGCTTTTTTCCATCTATCGCAACATCACAATTGACACGTGCAAGGTTCTTCACAAATTGAACTCACGTTCCATGACTAAAAAAGTTACTTATTGATATTTGAACTCACACTTTATCACAAAAACTCACACTTtatcacaaaaaaaaagttggttGTTAACAATTTGAACTCACACTCCATCACCAAAAAGTCGGTTGTTGACCATTTGAACCCACACCCCATCACCAGAACAGTTGGTTGTTGATAATTTGAACATACACTCCATCACCAAAAAAGTCGGTTGTAGACAATTTGAACCCACAATCCATCACCAAAAAAGTCGGTTGTTGATACTTTGAATCTAAACCCCATCACAAAAAGGTCAGTTGTTGACAATTTGAATCCACACTCCATCACCAAAAAAGTCGTTCACAATTTGAACTCACACTCTATCACCAAAAAAGTCGGTTGTTCACTCCATCACCAAAAAACATGAATCCAAATTCATGTTTATCGAAATACTTATTTCTTGATCTATCTGATGTCATTGAAGGATAATGAGGTCTAGAATAGAATAAAAGCAATCAGATTTATCAAGCAGGGTTATCAGCAATCAAATCTATCCCAATGAAGATAatttatactctcttcgtctaATAAAACAAATCTATCCCAATGAAGATAatttatactctcttcgtctaATAAAACTTGAAAATTGCACgagttttaatttgaaaatggCACGTGTTTTAATTTGGCTATTAAGTATTTCTTTATTGGGcgaatctattttattttagttttgggCTCCCTCCATCTAATAAAACTTGAAAATGGCACgtgttttaatttgaaaatggCACGGATTTTTAATCATTGATCGGCAATATATTTATACTTGACATGCACAAGTGTTGTCGTAAAACCTGACATGTAAACCAATAGTCAATGGTATTAGTCGGTTCAAATAGGCTAAATTGTCATTAGATGTTAAgcaaatgaaaattgattatggCTGGCTAAGTAGTTTAGCGTGTGAACACAAAACAAACGATCTTAATTAGCGTatgaacacaaaaaaaaagtatatctaattttttaaaaatgattcaaTATTCAATTTAAGCATAAAAATGACTGGGAACATATGTTACAATTTTATCAATTGCACGATAAAATTCAAACACAAAGTCCTAAAATTCCACCTAgcaatattatatataaattccCTTATAACATCAAGCGTTTGTAGTCCAACGGTTAGGATAATTGCCTTCCAAGCAATAGACCCGGGTTCGACTCCCGGCAAACGCattcattacattttttttatgagTTGCCCTAATTAAAATCAGGGCACCATTAACCAAACACAAATCTATTAGTGATTATTACTAATTGCAAGTATGATTGTAATGGCTTCACATGTAGAAACAaagaaaatgaagtaaaatcattcatATTTAACAAATATACTTGAAATCCAACTCCTATATTGTAATCATCACTCTTTTTGGCATTCCCATAACAACAATAGGAACAACCCCTTGAAGCTCAACCCACGCATCTTCCAGAAGCTTCCTGGCCTCATCATCCGGCAGCGTCACCGCCGCCACCCTCCCCCCCGGCTCCACCGCCGGCATGATAATCACCTGCCCCGCCCCACATGATCATCTCCACCGTCCAATCTCACCTCACTCTCTCTATCCAGCCACTCGATCACCTCCATCACCCCATCTCCGTCCATTAATCCCGCTTCCCGAATCGCCGCCGCAGCTCCCGCCACGCCCTCGCTCAAGCCCGCCCCCGCCACCTTGTTGAACACCATGCAGCTGCCGAAGAACCGCTCTCCAATCCCAAAACGCTCCTCGCGTCGAAACATATCGAGAGCGAGAGCTCCGGCCCGGCACCTCTGACCTTGCGGATGCGGGTCCACAGCAGCGCTGTGAGGGCGTCGAAGGGGGAGGCGTGGGGCCCGGCTGCGGCGACGCAGCGCGCTACGGATTCTTGGGTGAAGTGGAGTGTGATGGTGGCGGTACTGGGGGGTTGTGTGGAGGTTGGTGGTGGAGTGCCTGATTTGTAGTGATCGATGGAGGTGGGAGTGTTGGCTGCTGCTTGTTGTGGTCGCGTGGGAAGAGGGCGGAACACGGGGGCGGGGGCAGTTTGGCTGCCTAGCGTCATGGCCTtgatcagcgttgtggcggagGTCGGGTCGGAGAGCATGTGGCTGCAGCTCAGCCCGATTGCGACACCGCCACATTCAAATTCGGTTATCTACATACGGCCACGGAGCTAGGATTTTATTCATGAAGGAGAAAATGATAAATCGGAAAAAAGTACTACTACAAAATATTGCCTAAATAAAGGGTTAGTTGCTCGTGGAGTCACAAATTTTGGTTTGTCTCGCAATTTTCAAGATTTGATTAACAAATCACAAGACTTTCAAATATTTGTAATTGTCCCATGACGATTTTTTTTCAAGCAATGCGATGGTGTCATTTGAGTGACGGACAAATGTAAATTTCAATGATATGGATAAATAGTGGAACATATGTATTGATGTTACCAAGTGGACCACGTCATTTTGACCCTTAGAAtccacaaaaatataaaatgaaataatatttccCAAATTTAGTCATACGAGTAActcaataaaaaattttaaaaaaaaaattcaaaaaatgctAACTAAATATTCCTTCCGTTAAGTTGTGTTTTAAATAGTATAATCCCAACTAATTTTAAGTGgtccaattaatttttttttttatgggaaTTTATGTGGAGTTGCAGTTGAGAACCTGGACATAAAAGGTAGACCAGAAATATGGTTTGTGGTAGATTTCCTCCCAGTGGACTAGCATGATCCCCTTCTCTCTATCAACATTCTGCAGCCATTCTTGGACAGTTCCATTCACCTTGGCCTCCACCATTCTAACACCGGCATCGTTGCATTTGACTGTCCAGTGGCCCTCCGGTGTCCTCACCAGCCGGCCAATGACTGGTGGGTACGCAGAGAGCGCCTCTTGGTGAGTTCTCCTGGCCTTCGCCTCGTGGGGAGGTTGTAGTACAGGACTATGCGGACATGGTTTCCTTCCATGACTCGATCAAGAACCGATAGAGGGCTGAATTTTCCTGCCTCCACTGCCTTGGTGCTGATCACAGTTCTTTTGCAGACGAAGGTAACTTCACCCATTTTtgttgtttgtgtgtgtgtggtgAATGGTGGTTTGTTTATATCATGTGTGGAGGGAAAGAAAACTCCCCATGATTTCTGGGAAATGGATTTCTCATGACTCATGTCAGTTCCAACTGATTTCAGTTCTTTTTGTTACAAAGAATGGAGGGAATGTGATTGAAATAAGGCATGTTGCTCAGGTGAAGCACTTTGCTTTCTTCTTCACTGGCTGTGAGATGATCAAAGAGGTCGCAGAACAGAACTTGCTCGGAAGCCACCAGCAGCCTAATAGACTGATATTCTTCTAGGGCCGGCCGAGGTGAGATTCTCCACGCCCCATTTCTCGAGGCTCCTCCCAGCATGAGGACTGATTGGGTGAGCTGCATCTCAGCGTCGTATATGGCTTGGTTTCTCTCATCACTTTCACCAGCTCTGGAATCCAGACATTCTCTGCTGCTTCATACATATCCTCACCGAGTTTCCCTGCAGTTGATCATCGGATTTTACAGCCAACTGCAGCATTATAGTACTCCACTCCATTCATCAGATTTATGGATTTAGAGAGTGTTTACCTTAAATTGTGGCTCTGCTTGATTGTTGGTTGGTTTGCTCGTAGAGAATAGCATGACCCTCTGAACCTATGTCGAAATAGTTGCAATTGCCAAGATCAGGATATGCCTTCTTGAGTTGGATTATGGTCTCATTGTTTGAAAAATCAAGGAGACCTCTCCAGTGGCGAAGCTAGAAAATTTACGATGGGTGGCCCAAATTAATGTTAATACCTTTAGGATTTTTTCGATGTTCATGGCGTCGGAAGCTcgaatatttgatattttcaatatttacGTAAGTAGAATGgatggaaaataattttttataatgtttAAATGAacgaaaatataaattataataaataaaatataataattatatttttaaatttctttttattatgaGTATAATGATGGAAGAAAGCAATTACGAAATGACAAAGAATTAAAATGAACATAATTAGTGGTGTAAAAGAGAATTATGTTCCAAAAAAAGAAagcaaagaaaataaaatatagtacacATTATACTgcaaaaatagaaagaagaaaaaaaatgtataaataCAGACTTAGaggtaaaaaaagaagaaacacaTTATACTgcaaaaatagaaagaagaaaaaaaaagtgtataaATACAGAGTagaggaaaaaaagaagaaaccgGACCAGAGGGATTCAATCCCTGGACGTTTACAAGCGAGACACAGATTTCTACCAACTGCGCCACCATCCTCTCATGTAatgtaaaatttatatatacaatatatgcataatagaaaaattgaaaattgatgGGGGTGGCTTCACCACTGCACCTCTCCATGCACAGTAGCCAGAATATCTGTCATATGAAGTGTAtcattttgcatattttatagGGAGAATCATGACAGACAGAAACAGTCAAGTTTGTTGACAAACCTCAGTTTAAGGTCTGGAAGAAAAGCTTCACGTATTGACGAGAGGCAGCCATCGGCTGCAACAAGTAAATCGCCCACTATCTCCACTGTTTCATTAGTTTGGAGTACTTTAGCTTGAACTTTGACATTAGTTTTATCATCAGAAATGCAGAAGGACAAGAACAAATGTCCCCAAAGAACGATCTCACTTTGCAAGGAGCTGTAGAGAAGGCTATGCAGATCAGCCCAATGCACTGCTCTAAAATTGAAATGCTCATCTTTTGATAGTGTCCATGTAATTTTCTTGTTACCATCTGTTGTTTGTTCCTGTAAAAAATTATCCCTAGGTTTCAAcgtttatttttattcaaacgAAGCATATCACAGACAGCAAACACTTTAGGAATTCATAAATCTTGAACAGAAAAAGACAGACACAGGTTTTTAGAGTTTATATTCCTCTACTTCTAGAAAATATAGCATTATCAAAGATCTTATATCAATTTTAACACAGTTTGTGCATGCTTGAGGAGAAATATGTCACCTACATGCTCAATAGTCATAGGCAAACTGAGTTGCTGGAGATGTTGGGGCTGTTGGATCCATTTCTCTATGAGCTTCAGGGACACTGTGTCGAGTCCTACTCCAGCACCAGTAGCAGAACGATTTGGAGGAGAGCTTGTTTTCTCCAGCACCACCACATCCCACCCCGCTGCAGTCAAGGTGGGGGCACAAGATATCTCAGCTATACTGCCTCCCACAATCACTGCCTTTGCCTTCCTCCTCGCTTCCTTCATCTCCATCGacctctgtgtgtgtgtgtgtgtgttgatcCTTCTAGGAACCTTGAAAGCTATCAGGTACCAGATAAAATGCTGTCCAATTCAATAATTGTATTCCTTgtcatatttgaattatttatttatccTCTATGATTATTTCATTGGACTTTCTGTTATATCTTCTAGTTTAGGTGATGGTGACATTCTATATCTAAATTTGCTTCATATCAATTGGCACAAAAAAACAtttctaaaaaaatagaaatttaagCAATTTAAACATATTATATCAAGTCATAATCCTCAATATTAATCTAAGGGAAGAAACTCTGCCTCATTAAAGAGAAACCATCAAGCTACCATAAGATCACCTGCAACCTCAATTATCTCTACAGATTTAAAgctttatttttcaaattcaaactAGATAGGATTGGCGGCAAAATTATATGTCAATAACCACAAACATCTTTACAAACAGATCAGCTTTCGAATTATGAATCTTATTGCTATGTATATAAGTACACATATACATGTTTCGATAGAAACTGTGAATAATATACATGTggtcagctcatccatcttcagaGGTGTCTTAATATGCTACACCACCGGAAAAGCTATCTCCATCGTGAAGTACAGACTCCGTCAGCCAATAACCGTCCCAGGAACCACCGACTTTCTGAAAACAGGAGAATTTATCAATGATGCTTAACACAAATGTTCCTTGATTTGTTCACCTATCTATTCTAAAAGTTGAAGATGTCAAATTTGAAAACGAAATGTAGAATTACTTGATTACAGTACCTTGATATATTATTTCTTCGCTAAAAAGGAATTTGTGAATTATACTATGATTGATGATCACACAGAAAGAATGGTAGCAAACCTGAATCATAGTAAATTGGaatacttcttcttcttcaggcCGAGCTCCTCGTATCCATACTCTCTGCTTAAAGCAATACTGTTCCACGTGTACCGGTCACTAGAGGAAAACAAGTGCATACTAGGATTCAAAGTGGATACCTGGAACTGACTAACCTCATCGACGTTTAAACTGCTCAAGATCTTTCTTTCCCGGTGGCCTAGTAGAGCTCTGTAGCTTGAATGGTGAAATATTCGCCTAAATCTTTCAAACTGTGACACAAAGAGCTAATAGTCAGAGACAACAATAGCTGAACTTCTAACAAATAGTCAGTCTTGCTTTCGGTTGTACGAGAAACAATACAAAAGCATCAGATTTTACTGACCTGACCCAAGTCAAAGAAGGGCCCGAAATAGGTAGATCTTTCGAAGGGATCAAATCCTGCAAACTGTTATCTCATGTCATCCGATGATATCGCTGAGCTGAAAGCATCGaaataaaattaacaaatgAACACACAATGGCAGATTTCAAATTACCCTATACATGACTTCAATGCCATAATCGGGGCGAGGTTGGTCATTGAACATCAACGCATCGAGTTGGTGTCTAACAGCCTCATCTGCACTAAACTACAGCAATTAAAAGGACAAGAAGTTCATCAGCACACTGCAAGATAAATACTTTTGTGTACATTAATCAATTAAGTTTGCAAATTTGAAATCTACACTCAATCTCGGACCGAAAGGTCTTTTCCTACGAGACTCAAGCCTGAAAAACAGACATCAGAACACTTATTAGCAGCTGTGAATCAGAGAAAAACTACTGGAATGATCACAATAAAGTTGTAGGACAAATGAAAATACAATAATACTCTTGTTGTAGAGCTTGCTAAGATCACAATAAAACTCGATTTTGAATCAGTAAAACATAGATGAAGCAATTACAGAAGGTACGAATTTGATATGCTTCAATTTTCTGAATGATCACGAAGCCTGTAATTGAATGTTTGTTGGAGTTATCATGTCTAAATTCTAAAGTAGATGTAGCTGGACACTTTTCCTCAATTCAGCTATGAAACAGTCGATCTTCATGCATATACAGAAAATTAATCGCTAAGAAACAACAACTGAAATTATTGATGATACAGATTATGCAATTTGGCTTCTCAACAGCAATCGGCTACTACAACGTGTAATAAATCAACAATTTCAGTAAAAGAAATTGAGAAAAAGGAGAAATTATACATTCAAAATCAGTAGTTAACAAACAGCAACTTGCTTCTAATACCATAAATCAGtagataaatatatagaaatacCAATCGGCGGAAAAGAAATCCGGTACGTCAGCGGCGCAGGCTCGAAAGCGTAAACTAAGAGGTTTGGAGGCGTTAAAAGACGGCAGAGATGAGCAGAACGACATCGTTTTCTCCGACCCCCAAAATGAACGATCTCGATCAGACGAAATATGGCGGGGAAGAACCAGAAAAAGTAGTGGTCTTGTTTGTAGTTGGTTGCCAATTTTGTAAAGATTGTGAATTTATAGTTCGTTATTGATCTTTTCTATGAGCACAAAAATATCCGCTTTTATATATTCTCTTGTATTTCTATTTTCAAGCTTAGGTTTTAATAGTGTAAAAAATTAATTGTTTTATAGTTACCGTCGTCACGACTCAAAATTGTTGAGAGAATTTTCGCGTTTGTCAGTTATGAAGCTGTATGATTTTAAGCAATAGTTGACCCACTCAATGAACCGCCGCCCTTTTCCCTTCCGTTccctcgccgccgccaccactgcagattccgccgccgccgctatGTCCTATCGCCCTCACGTAAGCAATCGCATAGCTCAATTCTTTCCGAGCAATTTATTTTTCGCCTATTTGATTGAATCATTCATTAAGCAATTGGAATTTTTTCGGTTCAAAATACCGACAACGTATCCTGATATCCAATTTCAGTAATGTAATGATAATTCTTCAAGTAGAGTTAAACCTACTGCTGTTTTACAGTTCAGAGGTGGCCGTTCTCAATTCGGGAGAGGCTACTGCGATAGGCCGGCGGGTCCCGGAGACCGACCGGAATTTGTGTCCGGCGATTCCCACTTCAGTGCGGTTCGAAATGCCAACCACGGCTACCGGCCTAGCTATAATGCTGTCCCTCCGCCTCAGCTGCTGTATAGGCCTGGACCGTGGTTTCAGCAGCCCGGCCCACCAATCGCGCAGGCGCATCAGAACCTGGGGCCTCGCCCTTTTAAACACCCATCGCAGGGACGGCCAGCTTATGGTAACTATCAGCAGTTTAGGCCACAGCAAATGCGGCAGCAGTTCAGGCCTAGGGCCACGAAGCCTCCGGATTATAGAGCGTGGGAGTACAGCAAACTGAAGCTACCTCCTCATTGCGGTAATTCTTCGTGTTAGGtttctttttaatgaaataGTAATGTTTAGTTGAACAAGTTGAATTAGTACTAGCTTTTTTGTACCTATCAACCTTCTTGTATGTGCACTAATTTCTAGTCATATATCAAAAGGTAAGGGTTTTTATGCAGTTTTTATGCTTGTATATAAAAAAGTAAAGAGTTTTTCAATGTGGAAAAGTATGAGGATGCGCAGTCTTACATCTTCATTCCCTTTATCTTCTTAAAAGAATGAATTTTGTTCTAACTGATAGTTCGGGATAGATTTAAGAAGTCCTGCCATGGTTTTGATAAACAGTTCATTTTTTAGAAAGATGGGAATTGGCTTGTACTCATGTGGTTGAGAACTtgagatattttattttgatatgatgCTCTGCATCCTTCTTGTGTTTCTATAGACTATAACTAGTCGTATATCATGCTGCTATTTATTTTCCACCTTATGCTGCAACATGTTTCAGTTTACCCCGAGTCTCTTGCTATCTTGGTGCAGAGCGATTCACTGTTCTCTCTTACAATATACTGGCTGACTACTTGGCCGCCGATCACCGGCACAAACTTTACTTTCATGTTCCTGGCTATATCATGGACTGGAATTGGCGcatgaaaaatatcatttttgaGCTTGGATTATGGTCAGCTGACATTTTGTGTTTTCAGGTTATCATCCTAATGCTTTTTTGTAGATCATGTCTTGCAAATTTTTGATGGCTGAGTCTGGCTGACATTTTCCTCTTTAGTAGCTTTGG
This portion of the Salvia splendens isolate huo1 chromosome 10, SspV2, whole genome shotgun sequence genome encodes:
- the LOC121751523 gene encoding uncharacterized protein LOC121751523 isoform X2, which translates into the protein MSFCSSLPSFNASKPLSLRFRACAADVPDFFSADWLESRRKRPFGPRLSFSADEAVRHQLDALMFNDQPRPDYGIEVMYRFAGFDPFERSTYFGPFFDLGQFERFRRIFHHSSYRALLGHRERKILSSLNVDERVWIRGARPEEEEVFQFTMIQKVGGSWDGYWLTESVLHDGDSFSGGVAY
- the LOC121751523 gene encoding uncharacterized protein LOC121751523 isoform X1, with product MSFCSSLPSFNASKPLSLRFRACAADVPDFFSADWLESRRKRPFGPRLSFSADEAVRHQLDALMFNDQPRPDYGIEVMYRFAGFDPFERSTYFGPFFDLGQFERFRRIFHHSSYRALLGHRERKILSSLNVDEYCFKQRVWIRGARPEEEEVFQFTMIQKVGGSWDGYWLTESVLHDGDSFSGGVAY